Proteins found in one Campylobacter concisus genomic segment:
- a CDS encoding YagU family protein has protein sequence MSNLVTKPKFALAALIGLIAGVVSAFVKWGAEFPLPPRSPMNMFNAACGPESAIRAADAIDCSRNFLNPPYVFLRDYLGVTDPNAAIYEFAGHAFNYVMMTHILFSIVFAVAYCVLAERFPKITIWQGLLVGIIVNIAVHVITLPILGLTPPLWTLPWYEHVSEFVGHMIWFWSIEIIRHDLRARITKEKDPSDYCCCNA, from the coding sequence ATGTCAAATTTAGTAACAAAACCTAAATTTGCTCTGGCTGCGTTAATCGGCCTTATCGCTGGTGTTGTCTCAGCCTTTGTCAAATGGGGAGCGGAATTCCCACTTCCTCCAAGAAGTCCGATGAATATGTTTAACGCTGCTTGCGGGCCAGAAAGTGCCATTAGAGCAGCCGATGCGATCGATTGCTCTAGAAATTTCTTAAATCCGCCTTATGTATTTTTAAGAGATTATTTGGGAGTGACCGATCCAAATGCCGCTATTTATGAGTTTGCAGGGCATGCGTTTAACTACGTAATGATGACGCATATATTATTTTCGATCGTTTTTGCGGTTGCTTATTGTGTTTTGGCTGAAAGATTTCCAAAGATTACAATATGGCAAGGCTTACTAGTTGGCATTATCGTAAATATCGCTGTTCACGTGATCACACTACCTATTTTGGGGCTTACTCCACCACTTTGGACACTCCCTTGGTACGAGCATGTATCTGAATTTGTCGGTCACATGATATGGTTCTGGTCGATAGAGATCATCCGTCACGACCTAAGAGCTAGGATCACAAAAGAAAAAGATCCAAGTGATTATTGCTGCTGCAACGCATAA
- a CDS encoding cytochrome-c oxidase has protein sequence MKILSLLTALLFGAVCGFANDGKVRSIDIYVTPYYSANAGKVEYVKVYDKIDELLKSGREEDFKKAEKIVQDAPQMVSPITLFVLSARAYDLGLRDDAVFWFYAAKNRAILLRGVIDMEGEKFTDVVAAIGAFMKLVGDVVNPYAFCDIKKQQDIADKALEWTKKNAYEAMFSPEFSSPHEDRKAALAKGIEKLEARNKKEKDYFLDKDNLANFKAMRKQNGTDEKFCF, from the coding sequence ATGAAAATTTTATCACTGCTTACGGCGCTACTTTTTGGAGCGGTATGTGGCTTTGCAAATGACGGCAAAGTTAGAAGTATCGACATCTACGTCACGCCATACTACTCAGCAAATGCTGGCAAGGTGGAGTACGTCAAGGTCTATGACAAGATAGATGAGCTTTTAAAAAGTGGCAGAGAAGAGGACTTTAAAAAGGCTGAAAAGATCGTGCAAGACGCCCCACAAATGGTCTCTCCGATAACTCTTTTTGTCCTTTCAGCTCGCGCATACGATCTTGGACTTCGCGATGATGCGGTATTTTGGTTTTATGCGGCAAAAAATCGCGCGATCTTGCTAAGAGGCGTTATAGACATGGAGGGCGAGAAATTTACTGACGTGGTGGCCGCGATAGGGGCGTTTATGAAGCTTGTTGGCGACGTGGTCAATCCTTATGCATTTTGCGATATCAAAAAGCAACAAGATATCGCTGATAAAGCGCTTGAATGGACCAAGAAAAATGCCTATGAAGCGATGTTTTCGCCAGAATTTAGCTCGCCTCACGAAGATAGAAAAGCAGCCCTTGCAAAAGGCATAGAAAAGCTAGAAGCCCGCAATAAAAAGGAGAAAGATTACTTTTTAGACAAGGATAATCTCGCTAACTTTAAGGCTATGCGCAAGCAAAATGGCACTGATGAGAAATTTTGCTTCTAA
- a CDS encoding PFL family protein produces the protein MDIKNVTETISMIEEQNFDIRTITMGISLLDCIDPDINKACDKIYAKITAKAKDLVKVGNEISAELGIPIVNKRVSVTPISIIGAATDAKDYVMIAKTLDRAAIEVGIDFIGGFSALVQKGYQKGDEILINSIPQALSQTSKVCASVNVGSTKTGINMSAVRDMGRIIKETAAASEMGCAKLVVFANAVEDNPFMAGAFHGVGEADVVINVGVSGPGVVKRALEKVRGESFDVVAETVKKTAFKITRIGQLVGQMASERLGVKFGIVDLSLAPTPAVGDSVARVLEEMGLEAVGTHGTTAALALLNDAVKKGGVMACNQVGGLSGAFIPVSEDEGMIAAVRAGSLNLEKLEAMTAICSVGLDMIAIPADTPSESIAAMIADEAAIGVINQKTTAVRIIPLGREGDMIEFGGLLGRAPVMKINKASSADFIARGGQIPAPIHSFKN, from the coding sequence ATGGACATCAAAAACGTAACCGAAACGATCTCGATGATCGAAGAGCAAAATTTTGACATCAGAACGATCACGATGGGCATTAGTTTGCTTGACTGTATCGATCCTGATATCAACAAAGCTTGCGACAAAATTTACGCAAAAATCACCGCTAAAGCCAAAGACCTAGTCAAAGTGGGCAACGAGATTTCTGCTGAGCTAGGCATACCAATCGTCAATAAAAGAGTGAGCGTGACGCCTATCTCGATAATCGGCGCCGCAACGGACGCAAAAGACTACGTGATGATCGCAAAGACGCTTGATAGGGCGGCGATTGAAGTTGGTATTGATTTTATAGGTGGTTTTTCAGCTTTAGTTCAAAAGGGATATCAAAAGGGCGATGAAATTTTGATAAATTCTATCCCACAAGCACTTTCTCAGACTTCAAAAGTATGTGCAAGTGTCAATGTCGGCTCAACGAAAACCGGCATAAATATGAGCGCTGTGCGTGATATGGGACGCATTATAAAAGAGACGGCGGCAGCATCTGAGATGGGTTGTGCTAAGCTTGTCGTCTTTGCAAACGCAGTCGAGGATAATCCTTTTATGGCTGGTGCATTTCATGGCGTGGGCGAGGCCGATGTGGTGATAAATGTCGGCGTTTCTGGCCCTGGCGTGGTAAAAAGAGCCCTTGAAAAGGTGCGTGGCGAGAGCTTTGACGTGGTGGCTGAGACCGTTAAAAAAACGGCGTTTAAGATCACGCGTATCGGCCAGTTAGTTGGTCAAATGGCGAGTGAGCGCCTTGGGGTTAAATTTGGTATCGTCGATCTCTCTCTTGCTCCGACACCAGCTGTGGGCGACTCGGTAGCTCGTGTGCTTGAAGAGATGGGGCTTGAGGCTGTTGGTACGCATGGCACGACTGCGGCACTTGCTTTGCTAAATGACGCGGTCAAAAAAGGTGGCGTCATGGCGTGCAATCAAGTTGGCGGCTTAAGCGGTGCATTTATCCCGGTCTCAGAAGATGAGGGCATGATAGCTGCGGTGCGCGCTGGATCGCTAAATTTAGAAAAACTTGAAGCGATGACCGCGATATGCTCGGTTGGTCTTGATATGATCGCCATACCTGCGGATACGCCAAGTGAAAGCATAGCTGCGATGATCGCTGATGAGGCGGCTATCGGCGTTATAAATCAAAAAACAACGGCCGTTCGTATCATACCTCTTGGACGTGAGGGCGATATGATCGAGTTTGGCGGCCTTTTAGGAAGAGCGCCTGTGATGAAGATAAACAAAGCCTCAAGTGCCGACTTCATCGCTCGTGGCGGACAAATTCCAGCACCTATTCATAGTTTTAAAAATTAA
- a CDS encoding ACT domain-containing protein has product MKAIVTVVGKDRVGIVAGVSAKLSELGLNIDDISQTILDEFFTMMAVVSSEENKDFTALRAELNELGESLKVKINIQSSAIFDAMHTI; this is encoded by the coding sequence ATGAAAGCGATCGTAACCGTAGTTGGAAAAGATAGAGTTGGCATCGTTGCTGGCGTCTCAGCAAAGCTTAGCGAGCTAGGACTAAACATAGATGATATCTCACAGACTATTTTAGATGAGTTTTTTACGATGATGGCAGTGGTTTCAAGTGAAGAAAATAAAGACTTTACGGCCTTAAGAGCAGAGCTTAACGAGCTTGGAGAGAGTCTAAAAGTAAAGATAAATATCCAAAGCTCCGCTATCTTTGATGCGATGCATACAATCTAA
- a CDS encoding Mrp/NBP35 family ATP-binding protein, protein MLNKEEVLNRLKGVIYPGFEKDIVSFGFVKNVEIGDKITIEVEIVSSSPEVANELKTDIKRVMGSNEYVLNLIQPKIPEEKSNTQSGKNIAPQVKNFVMVSSGKGGVGKSTTTLNLAISMAKLGKKVGILDADIYGPNIPRMLGEVNTQPQVVGNKLKPILSHGVEMMSMGVLMEEGMSLIWRGSMIMKAIEQLLKDVLWSELDVLFLDMPPGTGDAQLTLAQSVPVTAGVCVTTPQVVALDDSKRALDMFEKLHIPIAGVIENMSGFICPDNGKEYDIFGKGTTEEIAKAYNTQILAEIPIEPAVRVGGDNGRPVSFYEPNSVTAKRYESAAARLWEVIENINSDGGADNSAIQPVNDGKSACSK, encoded by the coding sequence ATGTTAAATAAAGAAGAGGTCTTAAATAGGCTAAAAGGTGTTATATATCCTGGTTTTGAAAAAGATATAGTTAGCTTTGGCTTTGTAAAAAATGTAGAAATCGGCGATAAAATTACAATAGAAGTCGAGATCGTCAGCTCAAGCCCAGAAGTGGCAAACGAGCTAAAAACGGACATCAAACGTGTCATGGGCTCAAATGAGTATGTGCTAAATTTGATCCAGCCAAAGATACCTGAGGAGAAAAGTAACACTCAAAGTGGCAAAAATATCGCGCCACAAGTTAAAAATTTCGTAATGGTAAGCTCAGGTAAAGGCGGCGTTGGTAAATCAACCACGACTCTAAATTTAGCCATCTCAATGGCAAAACTAGGCAAGAAAGTGGGAATTTTAGACGCTGACATCTACGGACCAAATATCCCAAGAATGCTTGGCGAAGTAAATACTCAGCCACAAGTCGTTGGTAACAAGCTAAAGCCGATACTTAGCCACGGAGTTGAGATGATGAGTATGGGTGTTTTGATGGAGGAGGGCATGAGCCTCATATGGCGTGGCTCGATGATCATGAAAGCGATCGAACAGCTATTAAAAGACGTGCTTTGGAGTGAGCTTGATGTCTTGTTTCTCGACATGCCTCCAGGAACGGGAGACGCGCAGCTAACTCTAGCTCAAAGCGTGCCGGTAACGGCAGGTGTCTGCGTCACAACGCCACAAGTGGTAGCGCTTGACGATAGCAAACGTGCGCTTGATATGTTTGAAAAACTTCACATCCCAATCGCTGGCGTCATCGAAAATATGAGTGGTTTCATCTGCCCAGATAATGGCAAAGAGTATGACATCTTTGGCAAAGGTACGACTGAAGAGATAGCAAAAGCTTACAATACGCAAATTTTAGCTGAAATCCCTATCGAGCCAGCTGTTCGTGTGGGTGGCGATAATGGTAGGCCGGTTAGTTTTTACGAGCCAAACTCAGTCACTGCAAAACGCTACGAGAGTGCGGCTGCTAGACTTTGGGAAGTGATAGAAAATATAAATAGTGATGGTGGAGCTGATAACTCAGCGATCCAGCCCGTAAATGACGGCAAGAGTGCTTGCTCGAAGTAA
- the thiC gene encoding phosphomethylpyrimidine synthase ThiC, which yields MRDKTQMYYARRGEITQEMSYVARIEGLSENLVMDGVAKGSIIIPANINHKNLKPMGIGRKLKTKVNANIGNSSLSSDICTELKKLEICLEFGADTVMDLSTDGDLDAIRSAIIEHSSVPVGTVPMYEILKEAKEVTNITNELILEILEKQAKQGVSYFTIHAGFLREFLPLVKKRKMGIVSRGGSLSASYMSKLNKQNPFYEIFDEILEICARYDVSLSLGDGLRPGCLFDATDEAQLSELKVLGELTLRAWQKDVQVMIEGPGHVPLNQIEYNMKIEQELCHDAPFYVLGPLVSDIGAGYDHITSAIGGTMAAYHGASMLCYVTQKEHLGLPNENDVREGIVAHKIAAHAADVALGKVGAIEKDHEMSDARYAFDWNKQFELSFDPKKARELHDESLPEDAFKSAHFCSMCGPKFCAYKISKDLDKGEKC from the coding sequence ATGAGAGATAAGACGCAGATGTATTATGCTAGGCGCGGCGAGATAACGCAAGAGATGAGCTATGTGGCAAGGATCGAAGGGCTTAGTGAAAATTTAGTGATGGATGGGGTTGCAAAAGGTAGCATCATCATCCCAGCAAATATAAATCATAAAAATTTAAAGCCAATGGGCATAGGCAGAAAGCTAAAGACAAAGGTCAATGCAAATATCGGCAACTCAAGTCTAAGTAGTGACATTTGCACGGAGCTTAAAAAGCTTGAAATTTGCTTAGAATTTGGCGCTGATACGGTTATGGATCTAAGCACGGACGGCGATTTGGATGCTATTAGAAGTGCGATCATCGAGCATTCAAGCGTGCCAGTTGGCACAGTGCCTATGTATGAAATTTTAAAAGAGGCAAAAGAGGTTACAAATATCACAAATGAGCTCATTTTAGAGATACTTGAAAAGCAAGCAAAGCAAGGAGTTAGTTACTTTACGATACATGCTGGATTTTTGCGTGAGTTTTTGCCGCTTGTTAAAAAGCGTAAAATGGGCATAGTAAGCCGTGGTGGCAGTTTAAGCGCAAGCTACATGTCAAAGCTAAATAAGCAAAATCCATTTTATGAAATTTTTGATGAAATTTTAGAAATTTGTGCAAGATATGACGTCTCGCTCTCGCTTGGCGACGGACTTCGCCCAGGATGCCTTTTTGATGCGACAGACGAGGCACAGCTTAGCGAGCTAAAGGTGCTTGGGGAGCTTACGCTTCGTGCGTGGCAAAAAGATGTGCAAGTGATGATCGAAGGCCCTGGTCATGTGCCATTAAATCAAATTGAGTATAATATGAAAATCGAACAAGAGCTCTGCCATGACGCCCCATTTTACGTGCTTGGGCCGCTTGTCTCAGACATAGGTGCAGGATACGATCATATCACGTCAGCGATCGGCGGCACGATGGCGGCATATCACGGCGCTAGCATGCTTTGCTACGTGACGCAAAAAGAGCACCTTGGCTTGCCAAATGAAAATGACGTAAGAGAGGGCATCGTAGCTCACAAGATAGCAGCTCACGCCGCAGACGTCGCACTTGGAAAGGTGGGAGCGATAGAAAAGGATCACGAGATGAGTGATGCGAGATATGCGTTTGACTGGAACAAGCAGTTTGAGCTTAGCTTTGATCCAAAAAAGGCTAGAGAACTTCACGATGAAAGCTTGCCAGAGGACGCGTTTAAGAGCGCTCATTTTTGTTCGATGTGCGGACCAAAATTTTGTGCATATAAAATTTCAAAAGATCTAGATAAAGGAGAAAAATGTTAA
- a CDS encoding bifunctional 2-C-methyl-D-erythritol 4-phosphate cytidylyltransferase/2-C-methyl-D-erythritol 2,4-cyclodiphosphate synthase, producing MLDISLIMLGAGNSSRFELPVKKQWLRIGSDPLWLFATKNLSNFYTFKEIIVVSKECKYMSKFAPNYKFVDGGETRQDSLKNALELVNSEFVLVSDIARPCISSELFHKIIEAASQADCVVPALKIADTAYLGENVVDRDKVKLIQTPQLSRTALLKKALSSGEIYTDDSSAMRAIDASVWQILGDEMARKITYKEDLAKISALKEPENEVFVGNGFDVHEFEKGRPLVLCGEKIDYEFGLKAHSDGDVALHALTDAILGAAGLGDIGELFPDTDAKFKDISSIYLLEEAYKRVQSVGFVLTNADITIMAQKPKISKLKSKMEANIAKALNLSQSRINVKATTTEGLGFVGRCEGIAVMASASLKFYNWKQI from the coding sequence TTGCTTGATATATCACTTATAATGCTTGGAGCAGGAAATTCTAGCCGTTTTGAGCTACCAGTAAAGAAGCAATGGCTTCGAATAGGAAGCGATCCACTTTGGCTATTTGCCACTAAAAATTTGAGTAACTTTTACACATTTAAAGAGATCATTGTCGTTAGCAAAGAGTGCAAATATATGTCAAAATTTGCTCCAAATTATAAATTTGTTGATGGCGGCGAAACCAGACAAGATAGCCTAAAAAACGCGCTTGAGCTAGTAAATAGTGAATTTGTCTTAGTTAGCGACATCGCTCGCCCTTGCATCTCAAGCGAGCTTTTTCACAAAATTATAGAGGCAGCGAGTCAAGCTGATTGTGTAGTTCCAGCGCTAAAGATCGCAGACACCGCTTATCTTGGCGAAAATGTGGTTGATAGAGATAAGGTAAAACTGATCCAAACGCCGCAACTCTCGCGCACAGCACTTCTTAAAAAAGCTCTTAGTAGCGGTGAAATTTACACAGATGATAGCTCGGCTATGAGAGCCATTGACGCAAGCGTATGGCAAATTTTAGGTGATGAGATGGCAAGAAAGATCACTTACAAAGAGGATCTTGCTAAAATTTCTGCTTTAAAAGAGCCTGAAAATGAAGTCTTTGTAGGAAATGGCTTTGATGTGCATGAGTTTGAAAAAGGTCGTCCTTTGGTTCTTTGTGGTGAGAAGATCGACTATGAGTTTGGGCTAAAAGCTCACAGCGATGGCGACGTGGCACTTCATGCGCTAACTGACGCTATCTTGGGAGCTGCTGGGCTTGGCGATATAGGTGAGCTTTTCCCTGATACGGATGCTAAATTTAAAGATATTAGCTCCATTTACTTACTTGAGGAAGCTTACAAAAGGGTGCAAAGCGTGGGCTTTGTGCTAACAAACGCTGATATCACGATAATGGCACAAAAACCAAAAATTTCAAAACTAAAGTCAAAAATGGAGGCAAATATCGCAAAAGCTCTAAATTTAAGCCAAAGCCGCATAAATGTAAAGGCAACGACTACTGAAGGGCTTGGCTTTGTTGGTAGATGCGAAGGGATCGCCGTAATGGCAAGCGCAAGCCTTAAATTTTACAATTGGAAGCAAATATGA
- a CDS encoding response regulator, whose amino-acid sequence MKILIVENEIYLAGSMASKLADFGYDCEIAKSVKEALKFENFDVVLLSTTLPGQDFYPVIEKFKSSIIILLIAYINSDTVLKPIQAGAVDYIQKPFMIEELVRKIKHFEEFRNFKNEIKNYESYVNYALKEYEISSFEAKKIKFPLLLKSSKSGYSDKFIFSYVKACKLPFLFLGKACFSELEKALAKNGDELIYMTNLEELKQEEKEKILEICKKKKIAISTSDFAQKAPFDELELSGRDKNFNIDEIVTIDEYIKYIIVNYQDKFPDTELSKKLGISRKSLWEKRKKYDVSKKK is encoded by the coding sequence ATGAAAATTTTAATAGTAGAAAATGAAATTTACCTAGCTGGCTCGATGGCTAGTAAACTAGCTGACTTTGGCTACGACTGCGAGATCGCTAAAAGCGTAAAAGAGGCATTGAAGTTTGAAAATTTTGATGTAGTGTTACTTTCTACCACACTTCCAGGGCAGGATTTTTACCCTGTTATTGAAAAATTTAAAAGCTCTATCATCATTTTATTAATCGCTTATATCAACAGCGACACTGTGCTAAAACCGATCCAGGCAGGGGCAGTTGATTACATCCAAAAGCCATTTATGATAGAAGAGCTGGTTAGAAAGATAAAGCACTTTGAGGAATTTAGAAATTTCAAAAACGAGATCAAAAACTACGAAAGCTACGTAAATTACGCTTTAAAAGAGTACGAAATTTCTAGCTTTGAGGCAAAAAAGATAAAATTTCCACTGCTTTTAAAATCAAGCAAAAGCGGATACAGCGATAAATTTATATTTAGCTACGTAAAAGCTTGCAAATTGCCATTTTTATTTTTAGGCAAAGCCTGTTTCTCTGAGCTTGAAAAGGCACTAGCCAAAAATGGTGATGAGCTAATCTATATGACAAATTTAGAGGAGCTAAAACAAGAAGAAAAAGAGAAAATTTTAGAAATTTGCAAAAAGAAAAAGATCGCGATCTCAACTAGCGATTTTGCACAAAAAGCACCATTTGACGAGCTTGAACTCTCAGGACGCGATAAAAATTTCAATATCGATGAGATCGTTACGATCGATGAATACATAAAGTACATAATCGTTAATTATCAAGATAAATTCCCTGATACAGAACTTAGCAAGAAGCTTGGAATTTCTAGAAAATCACTTTGGGAAAAGAGAAAGAAATATGACGTCAGCAAGAAAAAATAG
- a CDS encoding sulfate adenylyltransferase — translation MTSARKNSEISINTEVFGALELIKNKILSDYDSLMDDEQIKEVSKKGYFNGEPMPYSFGFAPFGELNQNIASKLTPGQKVNLSLDGKIVGHINVAKVFKFDESMRAKNIFLANEASNDKELNLGKYGISGEFELYDESMQISKNALNDLIKEDGAKKITAVFLTADPFNRAHERLVRMTIDKADLVIIFLIRTREEKHVDYEIRKQVLDYFIQNYLPTKKVFVFALKNTTLFSSHANPTLECIAASRFGANKLVIGQNHSGIGMFFDHNEAHTILDIYKNDLNLEVIVLPELVYCNKCKTLVSTKSCPHGQHHQIKYHPDVIKELLFNGIMPPAILVRPEISALVLSKLFTNRFKDVQKLCDDLFVNSGLLENKTDRDFYEELMKLYQTSSLT, via the coding sequence ATGACGTCAGCAAGAAAAAATAGTGAAATTTCTATAAATACCGAAGTTTTTGGTGCTTTAGAGCTAATAAAAAATAAAATTCTCTCAGATTACGACTCGCTTATGGATGATGAACAGATAAAAGAGGTGAGTAAAAAAGGCTATTTTAATGGCGAGCCGATGCCGTATTCTTTTGGATTTGCTCCATTTGGCGAGCTAAATCAAAATATTGCTAGCAAGCTTACTCCTGGACAAAAGGTAAATCTAAGTCTTGATGGTAAGATCGTTGGACACATTAATGTTGCTAAAGTCTTTAAATTTGACGAGAGCATGAGGGCTAAAAATATATTTTTAGCAAACGAAGCCAGCAATGATAAAGAGCTAAATTTAGGCAAATACGGCATTAGTGGCGAATTTGAGCTTTATGATGAAAGTATGCAAATAAGTAAAAATGCACTAAATGATCTAATAAAAGAAGATGGTGCTAAAAAGATAACGGCTGTCTTTTTAACGGCTGATCCATTTAATAGAGCTCACGAGCGCCTTGTTAGAATGACTATTGATAAGGCTGATTTAGTAATCATTTTTTTAATACGAACACGTGAAGAAAAGCATGTTGATTACGAGATTAGAAAGCAAGTGCTAGATTATTTTATACAAAATTATTTGCCGACAAAAAAGGTCTTTGTCTTTGCTCTAAAAAATACGACTCTTTTTAGCTCACATGCAAACCCAACGCTTGAGTGCATCGCTGCTTCAAGATTTGGGGCAAATAAGCTAGTCATCGGACAAAACCACTCAGGAATCGGGATGTTTTTTGATCACAATGAAGCTCATACGATTCTTGATATTTATAAAAACGACCTAAATTTAGAGGTAATCGTGCTGCCAGAGCTAGTTTATTGCAACAAATGCAAGACACTAGTTAGCACTAAAAGTTGCCCACACGGACAACACCATCAGATCAAATATCATCCAGATGTTATCAAGGAGCTGCTATTTAACGGCATTATGCCACCAGCCATTCTTGTGAGGCCAGAAATTTCTGCACTGGTTTTAAGCAAACTCTTTACAAATCGCTTCAAAGATGTGCAAAAGCTTTGTGATGATCTTTTTGTAAATTCAGGACTACTTGAAAACAAAACTGACCGCGACTTTTACGAAGAGCTTATGAAGCTTTATCAAACGTCATCACTTACTTAA
- a CDS encoding phosphatidylglycerophosphatase A family protein — translation MQKLFLTFFGFGLLPKAPGTWGSIAGAVVAYFVLYFLSSTTLFLASILLFLISISVIDDFEKKVNSHDESFIVIDEVAGVWLAIAISGATISQLILSLVLFRVLDIKKPSIIGRIDRNVKGGLGVMGDDMVAGFFAGIISAIIYGVAIKFGITLP, via the coding sequence ATGCAAAAACTATTTTTAACTTTTTTTGGATTTGGACTTTTGCCAAAAGCACCTGGCACTTGGGGCTCTATCGCTGGCGCTGTGGTAGCTTATTTTGTACTTTATTTTTTATCATCAACCACACTTTTTCTAGCTAGTATTTTGCTCTTTTTGATAAGTATTAGCGTTATAGATGATTTTGAAAAAAAGGTAAATTCTCACGACGAAAGTTTTATTGTTATAGACGAAGTTGCTGGAGTTTGGCTTGCTATTGCCATTAGCGGAGCTACGATCTCTCAACTCATACTCTCACTTGTGCTTTTTAGAGTGCTTGATATCAAAAAGCCTTCGATAATAGGTAGGATCGACCGCAATGTAAAAGGTGGCCTTGGCGTAATGGGCGATGATATGGTGGCTGGTTTTTTTGCTGGAATAATTAGCGCAATAATATATGGGGTTGCTATAAAATTTGGCATAACTTTGCCGTAA
- a CDS encoding response regulator has protein sequence MKVQNNDIIDYLLQSGSSKTKDKKNSFDEILSLAMDKIASDAKISDKIEQFKKRLTEIGAVGFISELNSNKIEEKIAQKKKELTELLGIDDPAKTQDQKNELLKIMDKILSDYRKELNIALANQALLEKQKNLNSKNSSSVNLSSVLNELGLA, from the coding sequence ATGAAGGTACAAAATAACGACATAATCGATTATTTATTGCAATCAGGCTCAAGCAAAACTAAGGATAAAAAAAATAGTTTTGATGAAATTTTAAGCCTTGCTATGGATAAGATCGCAAGCGATGCAAAAATTTCAGATAAGATTGAACAGTTTAAAAAAAGACTTACTGAAATTGGCGCAGTTGGTTTTATAAGTGAGCTAAATTCTAACAAGATAGAAGAAAAAATAGCCCAAAAGAAAAAGGAGCTAACTGAACTTCTAGGCATAGATGATCCCGCAAAAACACAGGATCAAAAAAATGAGCTGCTTAAAATAATGGATAAAATTTTAAGTGATTACCGCAAAGAGCTAAATATAGCACTTGCTAATCAAGCTCTGCTAGAGAAGCAAAAAAATCTTAATAGTAAGAATAGTAGCTCGGTTAATTTAAGTTCTGTTTTAAATGAGCTAGGACTTGCTTAA
- the hemH gene encoding ferrochelatase: MKKALLLLNMGGANSLADVEIFLKNMFNDPYILGIKNKFLRKFVAFMITKGRLKTAKHNYEQIGGKSPICELTAKLCDKILSLQNEFDAVDFAMNYTSPFAKDVLKKYENFDEIVLLPLYPHHSQTTITSSLDDFKKAKDELEIKAKFFLCGPFYDDEIYNKIIISHINEAINNIDVSDVELIFSAHSLPQKIIDKGDVYEKHINEHVQILSKMIKDSGLNFKEINLAYQSRLGPVKWLEPSLNEILAKCKSKKALIYPLSFCIDNSETIFELVIEYAKIAKELNFSFYKVVWCPNFSDEFASFILQKAKTAKEINF; this comes from the coding sequence ATGAAAAAGGCACTTTTGCTTTTGAATATGGGTGGGGCAAATAGCCTTGCTGATGTAGAAATTTTTCTAAAAAATATGTTTAACGACCCGTATATTTTGGGTATAAAGAATAAATTTTTAAGAAAATTTGTAGCTTTTATGATCACAAAAGGTAGGCTAAAAACGGCTAAGCATAACTACGAACAAATAGGTGGCAAATCACCTATTTGTGAGCTTACAGCTAAGCTTTGCGATAAAATTTTAAGCTTACAAAATGAGTTTGATGCAGTTGATTTTGCAATGAACTATACTTCACCATTTGCAAAAGATGTGCTTAAAAAATACGAAAATTTTGATGAGATAGTGCTTTTGCCACTTTATCCTCATCATTCGCAAACTACAATAACTTCGAGTTTAGATGATTTTAAAAAAGCAAAAGATGAGCTAGAGATAAAGGCTAAATTTTTTCTTTGCGGGCCATTTTATGATGATGAAATTTATAATAAAATCATAATCTCGCACATAAATGAAGCGATAAATAATATAGATGTGAGCGATGTGGAGCTTATCTTTTCAGCTCATTCATTGCCTCAAAAAATTATCGATAAAGGTGATGTCTACGAAAAGCACATAAATGAGCATGTGCAAATTTTAAGCAAAATGATAAAAGATAGTGGACTAAACTTCAAAGAGATAAATCTAGCCTACCAGTCGCGTCTTGGGCCTGTAAAATGGCTAGAGCCCTCACTAAATGAAATTTTGGCAAAGTGTAAGAGTAAAAAGGCTCTTATCTATCCGCTCTCTTTTTGTATAGATAACTCTGAGACCATTTTTGAGCTAGTTATTGAATATGCAAAGATTGCAAAAGAGCTAAATTTTAGCTTCTACAAGGTTGTTTGGTGCCCAAATTTTAGTGATGAGTTTGCTAGTTTTATCTTACAAAAAGCAAAAACAGCCAAAGAGATTAACTTTTAG